Sequence from the bacterium genome:
TCGGCGAGGACACGCTCGTCGCCACCATGGTCATCCTCGGCTACCTGCTGATGAAGGCGCTCCTGGGCTTCCTGCCGGAGACGGCCATGGGATTCATTCCCGGCCTGCCCCTGCAGCTGCCCTTCTACTTCCTGGGCCTGCTCTCGAGCACGATCCAGGCGCTGGTCTTCACGCTGCTGGCGACGGTCTACATTGCCCTGTGGCTGCCTCACGGCGACCACGGTCACGACGAGGCCCACGGGCATTAATCCCGGCACCCCTTCATCCTGAGGGGAGCCGGACAACCGCGGGTCCGCCCGCGAACTCGACAGTGCAACGCACGCACTAAAGGAGAAAGACAATGGACGGGAACATTCTGGGACTGGCTCTTCCTATCGGTCTGGGTATGGCTGCCATCGGCTCGGGTCTGGGTCTGGGCAAGGCTGTCGAGGGCGGCATGAACGCCATGGGTCGTCAGCCCGAGGCCATCGGTCAGATCCAGACGGCCATGATCATCGGTTGCGCCTTCATCGAGGCCCTGACGATCTACGCTCTGGTCGCCACCATCATGCTGATGGGCAACCTCGGTTAAGTCCGACTCGAACGGGGAAACCCGGCGTGCGTTGACTCGGATGATCCCGGGGGGCGGCCCAGCCGTCCTCCGGGGACCGACCCCGGCGCCAGGGGACCCGACCCCGAAAGGGAACGTTTCATGGAAATGGTGATGCCGAAACTCCCCCAGCTGCTGACCACGGCGCTCGGGTTCATCTTCTTCGTGCTGATCCTGGCGAAGTTCGCCTGGGGTCCGATCCTCAACGTGTTGGACGAGCGTCGCAACAAGGTCGAGGGCGATTACGCGGCGGCGGAGAAGAACCTGGCCGAGGCCGAGGCGCTGAAGGGCGAGTTCGAGAGCAAGCTGGCCGACATCAAGGCCATCGAGCGCGAGAAGGTCCAGGAGGCGGTGCGGCGCGGCGAGGAGCTGTCCGAGAGCATCGTGGGCAAGGCGCGCACGTCGGCCGACGAGATCCGGACCAAGGCCGAGCAGGACATCGAGATCGAGAGCCACAAGGCCCAGATCGAACTGCGCGACAGCGTGGTGTCCATGGCCATCGGCGCGGCCGAGAAGGTCATCGGCGAGAAGCTGAACGACGACCTGCACCGCAAGCTGATCCAGGAGTACATCGACAGTCTGGGCGGAGGCGGGTCCCATGCGTGATCGCAAGGTCGCGACCCGTTACGCCGAGGCGCTGCTGATCTCCGCCAAGCAGGCCGGCGTGCTGGCCGAGGTGGCCGAGTCGTACGCGGCGGTGCTGGAGGTCGTCCGGGGGAACCGTGACCTGGTCACGTTCATGGACAGCCCCCAGGTGCGCGTCGAGGAGAAGAAGGACCTGCTGAAGAAGGTCTTCGGCGGGAAGCTCGAGCCCGTGCTGCTCAACTTCTTCTTCCTGCTCATCGACCGCAACCGCATCGAGAACACCCGCGACATCGGCGAGGTCTTCGCCGAGCTCGTGGAAGAGGACATGGGCGTCGTCCGGGCGAAGGTCGTCACCGCGATCTCCCTGCCCGACGATCTGGCCGCCGCGCTCGAGCGCAAGCTCGCGGCGTTCACCGGCAAGCGCATCATCCTGGAGAAGAAGGTCGATCCCGCCGTCATCGGCGGCGTCTGCGTGACCATGGGGGACAAGATCCTCGACGGCACCGTGCGCACCAACCTCGACCTGCTCGGCAAGAAGCTGGGCGAGGCGCGCGTTCACTAGAATCTTCCCGGCCGGCGGCGCACGGCGGCGCGGGCCACGCAAGGGACTCAACGAGGAGTAAGGGCATTGAAACTCAAGCCTGAAGAGATCAGCTCCGTACTTTCCCAGGAGTTGAACAACTACGACCGCAACCTCGAGGTTGAGAGCGTCGGAACCATCCTTCAGGTGGGTGATGGTATCGCCCGCGTCCACGGCCTGCAGGACGTCATGGCCGGCGAGATGGTCAAATTCCCCGGGGACATCTTCGGCATGGTGCTGAACCTCGAGGAGGACTCCGTCGGTGTCGCCATCCTCGGCGCGGACACGAAGATCAAGGAGGGTGACCAGGTCACCCGCACCGGCACCATCGCCTCGGTGCCCGTCGGCGACGGCGTCATCGGCCGCGTGCTGAACGCCGTGGGCCAGCCGCTCGACGGCGAGGGCCCCGTGCCGAGCACCGAGACCCGCTCCATCGAGCTGAAGGCCCCCGGCGTCACCGAGCGCCAGCCCGTGGGCCAGCCCCTCATGACCGGCCTGAAGGCCGTCGACTCGATGATCCCCATCGGCCGCGGCCAGCGCGAGCTGATCATCGGCGACCGCGGTACGGGAAAGACCGCCATCGCCATCGACGCGATCATCAACCAGAAGGGCAAGGGCGTGCACTGCTTCTACGTGGCCGTCGGCCAGAAGCAGTCGACCGTCGCCGGCGTCGCCAAGAAGCTCAAGGAGCACGGCGCGATGGAGTACACCACCATCATCGCCGCCAACGCCTCCGACCCGGCCCCCATGCTCTTCCTGGCGCCCTACACCGGCACCACCATGGCCGAGCACCTCATGTGGCAGGGCAAGGACACCCTGGTCGTCTACGATGACCTCTCCAAGCAGGCCAACGCCTACCGCCAGATGTCGCTGCTGCTGCGCCGTCCGCCCGGACGCGAGGCCTTCCCCGGCGACGTCTTCTACCTGCACAGCCGGCTGCTCGAGCGCTCGGTGAAGCTGAGCGAGAAGAACGGCGGCGGCTCGCTGACGGCCCTGCCCATCATCGAGACCCAGGCCTCGGACGTGTCGGCCTACATCCCGACCAACGTCATCTCGATCACCGACGGCCAGATCTTCCTGGAGAACGACCTGTTCTACCAGGGCATCCGTCCGGCCATCAACGTGGGCATCTCGGTGTCCCGTGTGGGTGGCGCCGCCCAGACCAAGGCCATGAAGAAGGTCGCCGGCTCGCTGCGCCTCGACCTGGCCCAGTACCGCGAGCTGCAGGCCTTCGCCCAGTTCGGCTCCGACCTCGACAAGGCCACCCAGCGGCAGCTGACCCGCGGCGAGCGCATGGTCGAGATCCTCAAGCAGGACCAGTACGTGCCCATGCCCAACGAGAAGCAGGTCGCGATCATCTTCGCCGCCGGCAAGGGCTACCTGGACGACGTGCCGGTCGCGCAGGTGGCCGCCTGGGAGCACGACTTCCACGCGTTCATGGAGCAGAAGCACAGCGGCGTGCTGCACGCCATCGCCGACAGCGGCAAGCTCGAGGACCAGACCGTGTCCGACCTGACGGGCGCGATCGAGGAGTTCAAGCGGACCCGCGGCTAGTCCGCCGGTCGGTCCGGTAATATTACCAGGAGGTCACCCGTGGCGGGAGCCGGGGTCAAGATACTCAACAAGCGGATCCGCTCGGTCAAGAACACGCAGCAGATCACCAAGGCCATGAAGATGGTCGCGGCGGCCAAGCTGCAGCGTTCGCAGGGCAAGATGCTCGCCGCGCGCCCCTACTCGCAGAAGCTCACCGAGCTGATGACCGAGCTGGCGGGCAAGGCCGACATCGCCCATCCGCTCTTCGACGTGCGCCCGGTGCAGAACCGCCTGTACCTGGTCATCACGTCGGACAAGGGCCTGTGCGGTTCGTACAACATGAACGTGCTGAAGCTGGCGCAGAAGGCCGTCGACGCCTCGGTCGCCGAGGGCGTGGCCACGCAGGTCTACGCCATCGGCAAGAAGGCCCGCGACTTCTTCGGCAAGCGGGGCTACACCATGTTCGCCAGCCACGACGACTTCGGCGGCGAGGCGAACAGCGAGCGGGGCAACCGGGTCGGCAACGCCGCGGTGGGCGCCTTCCTCGACCGCACCGTCGACGAGGTGCGGGTCGTGTACGCGTCGTTCGTCAGCACCATGACCCAGTCCCCGGTCGACGTCGGGCTGCTGCCCATCGCGCCGGACGCCATGGCCGCCGAGGGCGACGCCGACGAGGCCGCCGAAGAGGGCAGCTCGAACCAGGACTACATCTGGGAGCCGAGCCAGGAAGAGATGTTCGCGACCCTGCTGCCCCTGTACCTGAAGAACCGGGTCTTCATGACCCTCAGCGAGGCGTTCACCAGCGAGCACGCGGCGCGCATGACGAGCATGAGCGCGGCCACGGAGAACGCCGGCGAGCTGATCGGGGCCCTGACGCTGCAGCGGAACCGCGAGCGCCAGGCCGCCATCACGGCCGAGCTGCTGGACATCGTGGGCGGCGCGAACGCCCTCTAGACGTCCGATCGAACTTTGATTTGAAGTGAGCGGGGCGAGCGCCCCCAACCCGACCGCGAAGGTCGCTCAGCAAGGAGAAAGAGTAATGGCCGAGAACTACGGCAAGGTCCAGCAGGTCATTGGCCCCACGGTGGACCTCGAGTTCGATTCGGATCACCTGCCGGAGATCCTGAACGCCATCCGCATCACCGACGCCGACAAGGGCATCGACCTGATCACCGAGGTCGCCCAGCACATCGGCAACAACGTGGTGCGCACGATCGCCATGGACTCCACCGACGGCCTCGTCCGCGGCATGAAGGGCCTCGACACCGGTGCCCCCATCAGCGTGCCCGTCGGCGAGCAGTGCCTCGGCCGCCTCTTCAACCTGCTGGGCAAGACCCTGGACGGCAAGGGCGACCTCGCCAACCCGAACCAGACCTCGCCGATCCACGCCTCCCCGCCGGACCTCACCGACCAGGGCGAGGCCAACGAGATCTTCGAGACCGGCATCAAGGTCGTCGACCTGCTCGCGCCCTACGCCAAGGGCGGCAAGATCGGGCTCTTCGGCGGCGCCGGCGTGGGCAAGACGGTCATCGTGATGGAGCTCATCCACGCCATCGCCACGCAGCACGGCGGCTACTCCGTGTTCTGCGGCGTGGGCGAGCGCACGCGCGAGGGCAACGACCTCTGGCTCGAGATGACCGAGTCGGGCGTCATCGAGAACACCGCCCTGGTCTTCGGGCAGATGAACGAGCCGCCGGGAGCCCGCCTCCGCGTCGCGCTCTCGGGCCTGACCATGGCCGAGTACTTCCGTGACGAGATGAACCAGGACGTGCTCCTCTTCGTCGACAACATCTTCCGCTTCACCCAGGCCGGCTCCGAGGTGTCCGCCCTGCTCGGCCGCATGCCGAGCGCCGTGGGCTACCAGCCGACCCTGGCCACGGAGATGGGCCAGCTGCAGGAGCGCATCACCTCGACCCGCAGCGGCTCGATCACCTCGGTGCAGGCCATCTACGTGCCCGCCGACGACCTCACCGACCCGGCGCCGGCGACCGCGTTCTCGCACCTCGACGCCACGACGGTGCTCTCGCGGCAGATCGCCGAGCTCGGCATCTACCCGGCCGTGGATCCCCTCGACTCCACCAGCCGGATCCTGACCCCGGGCATCCTCGGCGACGTGCACTACAACCTGGCCCGCCAGGTGCAGACGATCCTGCAGCGCTACAAGGACCTGCAGGACATCATCGCCATCCTCGGCATGGACGAGCTCTCCGACGAGGACAAGGTCATCGTGCAGCGCGCGCGGAAGATCCAGAAGTTCCTCTCGCAGCCGTTCTTCGTCGCCGAGACCTTCACCGGCATGCAGGGCCGCTACGTGAAGCTCGAGGACACGATCCGCTCGTTCCAGGGCCTGGTGGCCGGCGAGTACGACCACATCCCCGAGCAGGCGTTCTACATGTGCGGCGCCATCGAGGAAGTGCTCGAGAACTACGAGAAGATGCAGGCGGAAGGTTAGGTCATGGCCAAGAGCTTCAAGGTCGTCATCGTCACGCCGGACAAGACGGCGTACGAGGGTCAGGCGGTCGCCGCCACGATCCCCGGCCTCGCCGGCTACATCGGCGTGTGGGCCAACCACGCCCCGCTCGTCGGCGCCGTGGCGCCCGGCCTGGTCGAACTGAAGATCGACGAGGCGGGCAGCACGCGCTACTTCTCGGTGGGCACCGGCTTCGTCGAGATCAGCGACAACGTCGTCAATCTCATGACCGACACCTGCGAGAAGGGCGACGAGATCGACGTCCCGCGCGCCGAGGAGGCCCTCGACCGCGCCCGCAAGCGCCTGACCTCCATGGAGAAGGACCTCGACCGCGAACGCGCCCGCCTGGCCGTCTCGCGCGCGCAGGCCCGGATCTCGGCGAGCAGGCATACGCACTAGGCGGGTTTGGACCGCCCCGGATGGAATGGCCGCCGGCCGTCGCGAGACGGCCGGCGGTTTCTCTTTGGGGGTGGGTTGAGCGGCGGCGACTGCCGGACAGGAGGCGGGTCGGCACGTACCGACCGCTCAGGGCGGGGCGGATCGACCCGCCCGACCTTTCCCTCCCGGCCTTGACCTGCCGACACCGCAGGATAATCGGACCCCACACATCCGATTCCCCCCGGGGGGAACCCCGCGCAGCCCAACACGCGAAGCACCGGCCCGTTCTACCGCAGCCGAAAGTTGTAGGGCACCGCCACCCACGCCCGCACCGGAACCCCCCGCTGCCGGCCTGGCTCGAACGCGCACCGCCGCGCCGCGTCGAGCGCCGCCTTGTTCAGCAGCGGGTGCGCGCCGCTGACGATCGCGACTTCTTCCACGCGCCCCTCGGCGTTCACAAGCACCTTCACCACCACCGTTCCTTCGACCTGCGCCAGCCGCGCCACCTCCGGATAGTGGGGCTTCGGCTGGATCCGAAGCACGGGCCGCGCGCTGCTCGCCACGAAGCCCGTGTCGTCGGGCGCCACGGGAGCGAGGGGCGGGAGCGGATCGTCGATCAGCAGGAACTCCGGCGGGTCGACCGCGTCGGGGTCCTCGTCGTCGACGGCCACCACCTCCTTCGGCAGCACCGGCGGCGCGAGCACCTCGGGTTCGTCCGGGACCTCGAAGTCGTCGGGCACGTCGACCCACTCGAACCCGCTCGTGCGCAGGCGGTAGGGCGTGGGTTCGTAACGCGGCGAGAACCAGACGAGCAGCGCGCCGACGACCAGCGCCACGAGCGCCGACCAGCGCAATGTTCTCTCGTAGTTGGACTTGAAGGCGTCGTTGGCCGAGACGACGGCCCAGCCGGGACGGGTGTTGGTCATGTCATGCCCCTTCGGCGACGGGCGGACTTCGCCGGGGTGGGGCGCGTCGAGGACCGCGTGGTGGGGCGCATGAGGGATAGGGAACGGGGCGGGGGGGCGTCAAGGGCGCGCCCCGCACGCGACGCCGCGGGAACCCCGACCCGTCGTCGGCGGTATCTCCCGGACCGCCCGCGAACAGGGGCGCCCCACCGACGAAGGGGATCCACCGACATGATCCACACGATCTCATCCGCGTCCGGCCCCGCGCTCCGGCCCAGCCGGCGCGCGTTCGCGTTCCTGCTGACCGTCGCCCTCGTCGCGGCTCTCGTCGCCGCGGCACCCCGGGCCCGGGCCGACGTGGCCATCGAGGAACCCGACACCGGCAAAGACCTGCCGGGCCTGCTCCTGACCATGGCCAACCTCTCCTACGCCGGCCTGGCCGCCGGGCCCGCCGGCCGCGGTGAATTGGCGACCGTCACCGCGGTGCTGGGGCTCGGCCTCGGCGCCGGTTCGGTGGCCCTGGGCGCCACCGAGACGGTGGGTCTCGAAGGGCTGGTGATCGTGACGGGGGTGGCGTCGGCGGCCGTGGGGATCCTGGGTCTGGCTCGCCGGGACGGCCCCGCTCGGGCTGGCGAAGATCACGGTCTCTCGCGGGGGCCGACCGTCGTGCCGCTGGGCGGGTTCGATCGGGAGGGCCACTTCGTGCGGGGCCTGGCGGTGGCGGGGGCATTCTAGCGGCGGGCGCGATCCCTCCCCGGCGCCACGATTCCGGCCCGGGGGTGCCGGCCACGGACGGTGTTCCGCGACTTCGTGTTGCCTGGGCAACGCCGGCCGCGGA
This genomic interval carries:
- the atpC gene encoding ATP synthase F1 subunit epsilon, which produces MAKSFKVVIVTPDKTAYEGQAVAATIPGLAGYIGVWANHAPLVGAVAPGLVELKIDEAGSTRYFSVGTGFVEISDNVVNLMTDTCEKGDEIDVPRAEEALDRARKRLTSMEKDLDRERARLAVSRAQARISASRHTH
- a CDS encoding energy transducer TonB, encoding MTNTRPGWAVVSANDAFKSNYERTLRWSALVALVVGALLVWFSPRYEPTPYRLRTSGFEWVDVPDDFEVPDEPEVLAPPVLPKEVVAVDDEDPDAVDPPEFLLIDDPLPPLAPVAPDDTGFVASSARPVLRIQPKPHYPEVARLAQVEGTVVVKVLVNAEGRVEEVAIVSGAHPLLNKAALDAARRCAFEPGRQRGVPVRAWVAVPYNFRLR
- the atpG gene encoding ATP synthase F1 subunit gamma; the encoded protein is MAGAGVKILNKRIRSVKNTQQITKAMKMVAAAKLQRSQGKMLAARPYSQKLTELMTELAGKADIAHPLFDVRPVQNRLYLVITSDKGLCGSYNMNVLKLAQKAVDASVAEGVATQVYAIGKKARDFFGKRGYTMFASHDDFGGEANSERGNRVGNAAVGAFLDRTVDEVRVVYASFVSTMTQSPVDVGLLPIAPDAMAAEGDADEAAEEGSSNQDYIWEPSQEEMFATLLPLYLKNRVFMTLSEAFTSEHAARMTSMSAATENAGELIGALTLQRNRERQAAITAELLDIVGGANAL
- the atpA gene encoding F0F1 ATP synthase subunit alpha translates to MKLKPEEISSVLSQELNNYDRNLEVESVGTILQVGDGIARVHGLQDVMAGEMVKFPGDIFGMVLNLEEDSVGVAILGADTKIKEGDQVTRTGTIASVPVGDGVIGRVLNAVGQPLDGEGPVPSTETRSIELKAPGVTERQPVGQPLMTGLKAVDSMIPIGRGQRELIIGDRGTGKTAIAIDAIINQKGKGVHCFYVAVGQKQSTVAGVAKKLKEHGAMEYTTIIAANASDPAPMLFLAPYTGTTMAEHLMWQGKDTLVVYDDLSKQANAYRQMSLLLRRPPGREAFPGDVFYLHSRLLERSVKLSEKNGGGSLTALPIIETQASDVSAYIPTNVISITDGQIFLENDLFYQGIRPAINVGISVSRVGGAAQTKAMKKVAGSLRLDLAQYRELQAFAQFGSDLDKATQRQLTRGERMVEILKQDQYVPMPNEKQVAIIFAAGKGYLDDVPVAQVAAWEHDFHAFMEQKHSGVLHAIADSGKLEDQTVSDLTGAIEEFKRTRG
- the atpF gene encoding F0F1 ATP synthase subunit B encodes the protein MPKLPQLLTTALGFIFFVLILAKFAWGPILNVLDERRNKVEGDYAAAEKNLAEAEALKGEFESKLADIKAIEREKVQEAVRRGEELSESIVGKARTSADEIRTKAEQDIEIESHKAQIELRDSVVSMAIGAAEKVIGEKLNDDLHRKLIQEYIDSLGGGGSHA
- a CDS encoding ATP synthase F0 subunit C codes for the protein MDGNILGLALPIGLGMAAIGSGLGLGKAVEGGMNAMGRQPEAIGQIQTAMIIGCAFIEALTIYALVATIMLMGNLG
- the atpD gene encoding F0F1 ATP synthase subunit beta: MAENYGKVQQVIGPTVDLEFDSDHLPEILNAIRITDADKGIDLITEVAQHIGNNVVRTIAMDSTDGLVRGMKGLDTGAPISVPVGEQCLGRLFNLLGKTLDGKGDLANPNQTSPIHASPPDLTDQGEANEIFETGIKVVDLLAPYAKGGKIGLFGGAGVGKTVIVMELIHAIATQHGGYSVFCGVGERTREGNDLWLEMTESGVIENTALVFGQMNEPPGARLRVALSGLTMAEYFRDEMNQDVLLFVDNIFRFTQAGSEVSALLGRMPSAVGYQPTLATEMGQLQERITSTRSGSITSVQAIYVPADDLTDPAPATAFSHLDATTVLSRQIAELGIYPAVDPLDSTSRILTPGILGDVHYNLARQVQTILQRYKDLQDIIAILGMDELSDEDKVIVQRARKIQKFLSQPFFVAETFTGMQGRYVKLEDTIRSFQGLVAGEYDHIPEQAFYMCGAIEEVLENYEKMQAEG
- the atpH gene encoding ATP synthase F1 subunit delta, which encodes MRDRKVATRYAEALLISAKQAGVLAEVAESYAAVLEVVRGNRDLVTFMDSPQVRVEEKKDLLKKVFGGKLEPVLLNFFFLLIDRNRIENTRDIGEVFAELVEEDMGVVRAKVVTAISLPDDLAAALERKLAAFTGKRIILEKKVDPAVIGGVCVTMGDKILDGTVRTNLDLLGKKLGEARVH